The candidate division WOR-3 bacterium genome has a window encoding:
- the dnaA gene encoding chromosomal replication initiator protein DnaA: MNEKAKKTWENILSYIKERINNQSFNTWFRSSQGVELKDDVLLVEFPNGFFIDWIQEHYYNILEEAVQQLNGNKLRLAFKALKQQGDRPRIKKKRIILSHNGTRLQERFSFESFVVGKNNEFAHAAALAVAEAPGEAYNPLFLYGGVGLGKTHLMQAIGNFIYRHKNLKVYYTQAENIMTELIEAIQRNQQMEYKRKYRTKDVLLIDDIQFLYGKERLQEEIFHTFNYLYSQGKQVVITSDRPPKEILTLEERLTSRFQGGLVVDLQPPDLETRIAILQKKAETDNIKLPPNVAYYIASRVKSNIRELEGCLIRLLALSSLSGQEVTEQLAEEVLKDLLGSRCKISKQMILKTVIDEFGFSEAELKSKKRTQKLALARQTSMYLIRTLLNLSLTEIGEFFGGKDHSTVIHAIEKIEKLKKSNIEYFQRLERITSKITG; the protein is encoded by the coding sequence ATGAATGAAAAAGCCAAAAAAACCTGGGAAAATATCTTAAGTTATATAAAAGAAAGAATAAACAATCAGTCTTTCAACACCTGGTTCCGCAGCAGCCAGGGTGTAGAGTTGAAAGACGATGTTTTGCTTGTTGAGTTTCCCAACGGCTTCTTTATCGATTGGATCCAAGAACATTATTACAACATCCTCGAGGAAGCGGTGCAACAGCTTAACGGTAATAAACTGAGGCTTGCTTTCAAGGCGTTGAAACAACAGGGAGATCGACCGAGAATAAAGAAGAAAAGAATCATTCTTTCCCACAATGGAACCCGGCTTCAAGAACGTTTCTCCTTCGAAAGTTTTGTGGTGGGAAAGAACAACGAATTTGCTCATGCCGCGGCACTGGCTGTCGCCGAGGCGCCGGGAGAAGCGTATAATCCTCTCTTTCTCTACGGCGGTGTTGGCCTGGGAAAGACCCACTTGATGCAGGCGATAGGCAACTTCATCTACCGACACAAGAACCTGAAGGTCTATTATACCCAGGCGGAGAACATAATGACTGAATTGATTGAAGCGATACAGAGGAATCAGCAAATGGAATACAAAAGGAAATACCGCACCAAGGATGTTCTCCTGATAGACGACATTCAGTTTCTCTATGGAAAAGAACGTTTACAAGAAGAGATCTTTCACACCTTCAATTATCTGTATTCCCAGGGCAAACAGGTCGTCATCACCTCGGATCGACCACCGAAAGAAATTTTAACCCTTGAAGAACGTCTGACCTCTCGTTTCCAGGGAGGACTGGTCGTCGATCTCCAGCCGCCTGACCTGGAAACCAGAATCGCCATTTTACAAAAGAAGGCAGAAACCGACAACATAAAACTGCCGCCGAACGTCGCTTATTATATCGCTTCTCGAGTGAAGTCCAATATCAGAGAACTGGAGGGCTGTCTTATCCGCCTTCTGGCACTATCTTCCTTATCCGGCCAGGAGGTTACTGAGCAACTTGCTGAAGAAGTGCTGAAAGACCTGCTCGGTTCACGCTGTAAAATATCAAAGCAGATGATTTTAAAAACGGTTATCGATGAATTCGGATTCTCTGAGGCAGAATTAAAGAGCAAAAAACGCACCCAGAAACTGGCGCTCGCCAGACAGACATCAATGTACCTGATACGGACCCTGCTCAATCTTTCTCTAACAGAAATCGGAGAATTTTTCGGCGGGAAAGACCACTCAACGGTTATCCATGCGATAGAGAAGATCGAAAAGTTAAAAAAGAGTAATATTGAATACTTCCAGCGCTTAGAGAGGATAACCAGTAAGATAACCGGTTGA
- a CDS encoding septal ring lytic transglycosylase RlpA family protein codes for MILLLLIFLLFNWGCGPCCCVGGVQTTGYVQYGLASYYGDEFHGRKTASGETFNKWAYTCAHKKLPFGTRVKVTNLKNKKTVIVRVNDRGPFVKGRIIDLSYAAAKKIDLVKYGVVKVKIEVVK; via the coding sequence ATGATATTACTCCTTCTGATCTTTCTTCTCTTTAACTGGGGATGTGGTCCTTGCTGCTGCGTCGGCGGCGTGCAGACGACCGGCTATGTCCAGTACGGCCTGGCATCTTATTATGGTGATGAGTTCCACGGCAGAAAGACGGCATCGGGTGAGACCTTTAATAAATGGGCATATACCTGCGCCCACAAAAAACTGCCTTTCGGTACCAGGGTGAAGGTTACGAACCTGAAGAATAAAAAGACCGTAATCGTGAGGGTCAATGACCGGGGTCCTTTTGTAAAAGGAAGAATAATCGACCTCTCTTACGCTGCCGCCAAGAAGATAGATTTGGTAAAATACGGCGTTGTTAAAGTAAAGATCGAGGTGGTGAAATGA
- the ispE gene encoding 4-(cytidine 5'-diphospho)-2-C-methyl-D-erythritol kinase codes for MISLKAWAKVNIGLKILGKREDGFHNIETTMTTINLADIIQFEKTEAGISLDAPSLDLPVAENLCYRAAKLFFKRFEIKQGVHMKLIKNIPVGGGLGGGSSDAACVLKGLAQLFGLSASYEELFVLSKELGSDVPFFLKGGAAYVRGRGDELKYFKLPRMSLVIYYPGYPISTKWAYEEYDRMALTPQPEMNRIIEEPEQKKKKKRIDFKIQNDFEKVVFNKHPDLLDIKAQLLAAGAFLISLSGSGSCLFTVVDEGIRKKVIKFLDGIGAKYFEVKTIDF; via the coding sequence ATGATTTCACTGAAAGCCTGGGCAAAGGTTAACATCGGATTAAAAATTCTGGGAAAACGGGAGGATGGTTTTCATAATATTGAAACAACGATGACGACCATAAACTTAGCGGATATTATTCAATTTGAAAAAACTGAAGCAGGGATCTCGCTCGACGCTCCATCCCTGGATCTTCCCGTGGCGGAAAATCTATGCTATCGGGCGGCAAAGCTGTTTTTCAAGCGATTTGAAATAAAGCAGGGCGTTCACATGAAGTTGATAAAAAACATTCCTGTCGGCGGCGGCTTGGGAGGCGGTTCTTCAGACGCAGCGTGTGTGCTTAAAGGGCTGGCTCAACTTTTTGGCTTGTCTGCGTCGTATGAGGAGTTGTTTGTCCTGAGCAAAGAGCTTGGTTCAGATGTTCCGTTCTTTCTTAAAGGAGGGGCTGCGTATGTGCGCGGCAGGGGTGATGAATTGAAATATTTCAAGCTTCCGAGAATGTCGCTGGTTATCTATTATCCCGGTTATCCGATCTCTACGAAATGGGCGTATGAAGAGTATGATAGAATGGCATTGACACCACAGCCGGAAATGAATAGAATTATTGAAGAGCCTGAACAGAAGAAAAAAAAGAAGAGGATAGATTTTAAAATACAGAATGATTTTGAAAAGGTTGTTTTTAATAAACATCCGGATTTGCTGGATATAAAAGCTCAACTCCTTGCCGCCGGAGCCTTTCTGATCTCTCTGTCAGGAAGCGGTTCTTGTCTTTTTACGGTTGTGGACGAGGGTATAAGAAAAAAAGTGATTAAATTTCTGGATGGAATCGGTGCCAAGTACTTTGAAGTTAAAACAATAGATTTTTGA
- a CDS encoding ribose-phosphate pyrophosphokinase, translating to MREIKLFAGSASQELTDDISRQIDVPVSKSTVRRFADGELKIKIEENIRGRDVFVVQSTYAPADNLLELLLFLDAAKRASADRITAVIPYFGYARQDRKDEPRVPISAKVIANLLTVSGADRILTMDLHAEQIQGFFDIPVDHLYAAPVFIEYYQKFDLKNFVIVSPDAGRVNRVRAFARRLSKDLPIAIVDKRRIGPNQSLVANVIGDVKGKTAIIYDDMIDTGGTMVDGAKAILDKGAKEIFACVVHPLLSRNATERVQKSCIKELIVTDTIPLSSSKRGEKIKVLSVAGLLGEAIKRIHQAESISSLFKEVEE from the coding sequence ATGAGAGAGATAAAACTGTTTGCGGGAAGCGCGAGCCAGGAATTGACTGATGATATTTCAAGGCAGATAGATGTTCCTGTGAGTAAATCCACGGTTCGGCGCTTTGCCGACGGTGAGCTGAAAATCAAAATAGAGGAAAACATTAGAGGCAGGGATGTCTTCGTTGTTCAGTCAACCTATGCTCCTGCTGATAATCTTCTGGAATTATTGTTGTTTCTTGACGCCGCAAAGAGGGCTTCAGCGGACAGAATTACAGCGGTCATTCCCTATTTCGGCTATGCAAGACAGGACCGGAAGGACGAACCAAGGGTGCCGATATCTGCAAAGGTGATTGCGAATCTTCTGACAGTCAGCGGAGCCGATCGAATTCTGACCATGGACCTGCACGCCGAGCAGATACAGGGCTTTTTTGATATTCCGGTGGACCATTTATATGCGGCGCCGGTCTTTATAGAGTATTATCAAAAATTTGATTTGAAAAATTTTGTTATTGTTTCTCCTGATGCCGGGCGGGTGAACCGGGTTCGGGCTTTTGCCCGTCGTCTGAGTAAAGACCTGCCAATCGCCATCGTTGATAAACGACGTATCGGGCCGAATCAGTCTCTGGTTGCGAACGTAATCGGAGACGTCAAGGGCAAAACAGCGATAATCTATGATGATATGATTGATACCGGTGGAACCATGGTCGATGGAGCGAAGGCGATTCTGGACAAAGGAGCAAAAGAGATATTTGCATGTGTGGTTCATCCTCTGCTTTCGAGGAACGCCACGGAGCGGGTGCAAAAATCCTGCATAAAGGAGTTGATCGTAACAGACACGATTCCTCTTTCTTCCTCAAAAAGAGGAGAGAAGATAAAAGTTTTGTCTGTCGCAGGACTCCTGGGAGAAGCAATTAAACGAATTCATCAAGCTGAATCCATAAGCTCTTTATTCAAGGAGGTTGAAGAATGA
- a CDS encoding 50S ribosomal protein L25, translating into MIVNLQATPYTAEKKGDVKRMRKDGKLPAVLYGHKEKTQTIYIEKNEFKKVLDALRKEAVTVNLSIKDKEYLCVIKAIQHNPITDELLHIDFQHIHKSEKIKALIPIHIIGEAPGVKQGGILDQHLHEVVVKCLPADMPSHIDVDVSNLELGQTIHLSDVELPRVEYELSSETPIVSILVPRAVAAEAKPAAEKEEVAEEKKEGEEVKEEAKEAEKTEESEQKKEKKE; encoded by the coding sequence ATGATAGTTAATTTACAGGCAACACCTTATACGGCAGAGAAAAAAGGTGATGTCAAAAGAATGAGAAAAGACGGAAAACTTCCGGCTGTTCTTTACGGACACAAAGAAAAGACTCAGACAATCTACATTGAAAAGAACGAGTTTAAAAAAGTCCTTGATGCCTTACGAAAAGAGGCTGTGACCGTTAATCTGTCGATAAAGGACAAAGAATATCTTTGCGTCATCAAGGCGATTCAACACAATCCCATCACAGACGAGCTGCTCCATATTGATTTTCAACACATCCACAAGAGCGAGAAGATAAAGGCATTGATTCCTATTCACATTATCGGCGAGGCTCCCGGTGTAAAACAGGGAGGGATTCTGGATCAACACCTTCATGAGGTTGTCGTCAAATGTCTTCCTGCAGACATGCCTTCGCATATTGACGTCGATGTCTCCAATCTGGAACTCGGTCAGACAATCCATCTTTCTGACGTAGAATTACCCAGGGTTGAATATGAATTGTCGTCGGAAACTCCGATTGTCTCCATCCTTGTACCGCGTGCCGTTGCAGCAGAGGCGAAACCAGCGGCTGAAAAAGAAGAGGTGGCAGAAGAGAAAAAAGAAGGAGAAGAGGTAAAAGAAGAAGCAAAAGAAGCGGAAAAAACTGAAGAATCCGAGCAGAAAAAAGAGAAGAAAGAATAA
- a CDS encoding aminoacyl-tRNA hydrolase, producing the protein MILFGLGNPGLRYRSTRHNAGYLFLDLFAKEHRKRFRTLQGYRLTKVVVNGQKVELIKPLCWMNDSGIAVAAILEKRDEDFLVVVDDIALPLGRIRLRAKGSDGGHLGLRSIINILGYSDFPRLRIGVGYNDETFDVASYVLSPFSRSEKKLLRAVMKQGIKGLKMIFTDGFLKAQNYINSVDLTEKGSLE; encoded by the coding sequence ATGATTCTCTTCGGGCTCGGCAATCCGGGGTTAAGGTACCGCTCGACCCGACACAATGCCGGCTATCTTTTTCTTGATCTTTTTGCAAAAGAGCACCGAAAGAGATTCCGCACCCTGCAGGGATACCGGCTTACAAAGGTTGTTGTCAACGGGCAGAAAGTAGAACTCATTAAACCCCTATGCTGGATGAATGATTCCGGTATTGCGGTCGCCGCAATTCTGGAGAAAAGAGACGAAGATTTTTTGGTTGTGGTGGACGACATCGCTCTTCCTCTCGGTAGAATCAGATTAAGAGCCAAGGGAAGCGACGGTGGGCACCTGGGTCTTCGCTCGATCATCAATATCCTCGGTTATTCAGATTTTCCTCGCTTACGGATCGGCGTGGGTTATAACGATGAAACCTTCGACGTCGCCTCGTATGTACTCAGTCCTTTTTCCCGTTCTGAAAAGAAGTTGTTACGGGCGGTGATGAAACAGGGAATTAAGGGTCTCAAAATGATATTTACAGACGGCTTTCTTAAAGCTCAGAACTATATAAATTCTGTGGATCTGACAGAAAAAGGGTCCTTGGAATGA
- the ychF gene encoding redox-regulated ATPase YchF, with amino-acid sequence MKIGIVGLPNVGKSSLFNLLTHANAQVAKFPFTTIDRNLGVVSLPDRRLEKIVEITKSPKITYGHLDFIDIAGLIKGAARGEGLGNKFLSHIRDVDLILHVLRCFGDADIPHTDQKILPHRDYEIVRTELFLSDLAITERRLDKIKKKAECREEAILLKRIKEALEKGEVPDEEIKDLPLLTTKREIVVLNLDEDGKFKDGLEGYRLSVKLEQDIQEFSEEERRALRKDAGVEPAGLAGLLDLCLKKLSVIIFYTIKGDEARAWPVVEGTSVLDAAGLIHTDMKQGFIKAEVLDYDTFIETKGFTSAQQQGKTKIQGRDYIVKDGDIILIKFRK; translated from the coding sequence ATGAAGATCGGGATTGTCGGACTGCCCAACGTCGGAAAATCAAGCCTTTTTAATCTTCTCACCCATGCGAACGCCCAGGTCGCCAAATTCCCCTTTACCACCATCGATAGAAATCTGGGAGTTGTTTCTCTCCCGGACAGAAGACTGGAAAAGATCGTTGAAATCACAAAGTCGCCGAAGATAACTTATGGACACCTGGATTTTATCGACATAGCAGGCTTGATAAAAGGCGCTGCCCGGGGAGAAGGACTGGGTAATAAATTCCTTTCTCATATCCGTGATGTGGATTTAATCCTGCATGTTTTGCGTTGCTTCGGTGATGCGGATATTCCACATACTGATCAGAAAATTCTGCCTCACAGAGATTATGAAATCGTGCGGACAGAACTTTTCTTGTCCGACCTGGCGATAACCGAACGCAGACTCGATAAGATAAAGAAAAAAGCCGAGTGTAGAGAAGAAGCAATTCTTTTGAAGCGGATAAAAGAAGCCCTTGAAAAAGGAGAAGTTCCTGATGAGGAAATAAAGGATTTACCCCTTCTTACGACAAAAAGAGAGATCGTTGTTTTAAACCTGGACGAAGACGGTAAGTTCAAAGACGGTCTGGAGGGATATCGATTGTCAGTGAAACTGGAGCAGGACATCCAGGAGTTTTCCGAAGAAGAAAGGCGTGCTTTAAGAAAAGATGCAGGTGTTGAGCCGGCAGGGCTGGCTGGATTGCTGGATTTGTGTTTGAAAAAACTCTCCGTCATCATTTTTTACACAATCAAAGGAGATGAAGCGCGCGCCTGGCCCGTAGTCGAGGGGACAAGTGTCCTTGATGCCGCCGGCTTGATCCATACCGATATGAAGCAGGGTTTTATCAAGGCAGAGGTTCTGGATTATGATACTTTTATCGAAACAAAGGGTTTTACATCCGCACAGCAGCAGGGTAAGACGAAGATCCAGGGCAGGGATTACATAGTAAAAGATGGCGATATCATTTTGATAAAATTCAGAAAATAG
- a CDS encoding aldehyde dehydrogenase family protein has product MFLSGKRIEKNKVFTVKSPYNNEIIETLAQSEEDDVTKAVELAHKGFELLRKMPAGERARILERTAKIIKEKKEAFAKTISLESGKTINEARGEVKRAINTMKLSSQAAMALTGKTVRFDLSSESSKMGFYIRVPLGIVLAITPFNFPLNLSCHKIGPAIAAGNAVIHKPATKTPVSGIMLAEALIEAGLPEQGISVLTGSGGTIGMLLVKHPDIRKISFTGSLEVGKLIMENCGMKRVTMELGSNSAVVVFKDAPLDYVAKKIRKGGYTLAGQVCISVQRVYVEEEISDEFLRELSMEVGKIKYGDPLKEDTEMGPMIDQAALEKAEKFCEDAKKHKGLIILGGKRENTFFLPTIIFNSTEDALVVQEEAFAPMVVVNKFTTLEQVIEKVNNTKYGLQAGIFTKDISRALECAERIDAGGVLINELPTYRVDNMPYGGTKGSGIGREGPEFAIKEMTEEKLIIFDKMP; this is encoded by the coding sequence ATGTTTTTATCAGGAAAAAGAATAGAAAAGAACAAAGTCTTCACGGTCAAGTCTCCTTACAATAATGAAATAATAGAAACACTGGCACAGAGTGAAGAAGATGATGTGACAAAAGCCGTAGAACTCGCTCATAAGGGGTTTGAGCTGTTACGGAAGATGCCCGCCGGAGAGAGGGCACGGATTCTTGAGCGCACCGCAAAAATCATTAAAGAAAAGAAAGAAGCGTTTGCAAAAACGATTTCTCTTGAATCGGGAAAAACAATCAATGAAGCACGCGGAGAAGTAAAACGGGCGATTAACACTATGAAACTCTCTTCTCAAGCGGCGATGGCGCTCACCGGTAAAACCGTACGTTTTGACCTCTCTTCAGAATCGTCTAAAATGGGTTTTTACATCCGTGTTCCCCTCGGAATCGTCCTTGCAATCACTCCCTTCAATTTTCCACTCAATCTATCCTGTCATAAGATTGGACCGGCGATCGCCGCCGGCAATGCGGTGATTCATAAACCCGCGACCAAGACACCTGTTTCTGGAATAATGCTTGCTGAAGCATTGATCGAAGCAGGGCTGCCTGAACAGGGGATTTCGGTACTAACCGGATCAGGAGGTACGATCGGAATGTTGCTTGTAAAGCATCCTGACATCCGAAAAATCAGTTTCACCGGCTCTCTGGAAGTGGGTAAACTTATTATGGAAAACTGCGGAATGAAGCGGGTGACAATGGAACTGGGTTCGAATTCGGCGGTCGTGGTCTTCAAAGACGCTCCCCTGGATTATGTAGCGAAAAAAATAAGAAAAGGCGGCTATACCCTCGCCGGTCAGGTCTGTATTTCGGTTCAACGGGTCTATGTCGAGGAAGAAATCAGCGATGAATTTCTAAGAGAACTCTCCATGGAAGTCGGTAAAATAAAATACGGCGACCCGCTGAAGGAAGATACGGAAATGGGACCGATGATCGACCAGGCTGCGCTGGAAAAGGCTGAGAAATTCTGTGAAGATGCGAAAAAGCACAAAGGGCTTATCATCCTGGGAGGAAAAAGAGAAAACACCTTTTTCCTTCCCACGATAATCTTCAACTCAACAGAAGACGCCCTTGTTGTGCAGGAAGAGGCTTTTGCTCCTATGGTGGTTGTCAATAAATTTACAACCCTTGAACAAGTTATAGAAAAGGTCAATAACACCAAATACGGACTTCAGGCGGGGATTTTTACAAAAGACATCAGCCGTGCACTGGAATGTGCCGAAAGGATCGATGCCGGCGGCGTGCTTATCAATGAACTGCCGACTTATCGGGTGGATAATATGCCCTATGGCGGAACAAAGGGCAGTGGTATAGGAAGAGAAGGTCCTGAGTTCGCAATAAAAGAGATGACTGAGGAAAAACTTATTATTTTCGACAAAATGCCTTAA
- a CDS encoding DUF4321 domain-containing protein, producing MARRKLANITLGIVIGGIIGSALSYLLAMAFPKGPVKNFFFSALKVGFDTVRVNLGFFAFSIGLSLNITLLTVIFIFLAIYLLHKL from the coding sequence ATGGCAAGACGAAAATTGGCGAATATAACCCTGGGAATCGTAATCGGAGGGATCATCGGCTCGGCATTGTCTTATCTCCTGGCTATGGCTTTTCCTAAAGGTCCGGTGAAAAACTTTTTTTTCAGTGCACTGAAAGTGGGTTTTGACACGGTGCGTGTCAACCTGGGGTTTTTCGCTTTTTCCATCGGGTTGAGTCTCAATATCACGTTGTTAACCGTGATTTTTATTTTTCTGGCGATCTATCTGCTCCATAAGCTTTAA
- the amrS gene encoding AmmeMemoRadiSam system radical SAM enzyme produces MKIEALYYEKQNSTILCQLCPHYCKIMPGKTGLCRSRKNEDGKLWATNYGDTTSIALDPIEKKPLYHFYPGNKILSIAPNSCNMRCPFCQNWEISQETVPTKFISPETLVGIYKEHSSFGIAYTYTEPLMWFEYLLDAGELIHKEGGKNVLVTNGMINEEPLLKLLPLIDAMNIDLKTIDQEVYKKVLHGDLNAVKRTIEIVHSSSCHLEITNLLVTGLNDKKRDIDKLIDYVASIDTNIPIHFSRYYPNYNYDKPPTPVKKLEYAYTKARERMNYVYLGNVPSEDGSNTYCPKCNSLLIERMFFQAMIVGLKGNRCKKCGEKINIVI; encoded by the coding sequence AAGACCGGTTTGTGTCGAAGTCGGAAAAACGAAGACGGAAAATTGTGGGCGACAAATTACGGAGACACCACGTCCATCGCCCTGGATCCCATTGAGAAGAAACCCCTCTATCACTTTTACCCCGGGAATAAAATTCTGTCCATTGCACCCAACAGCTGTAATATGCGCTGCCCTTTCTGTCAAAATTGGGAAATTTCTCAGGAAACGGTTCCGACAAAATTTATCTCACCGGAAACCCTGGTGGGGATATACAAAGAACATTCCTCTTTCGGTATCGCCTATACTTATACAGAACCGTTGATGTGGTTTGAATATCTTCTGGATGCAGGAGAATTGATTCACAAAGAAGGGGGTAAAAACGTGCTCGTGACCAACGGAATGATAAATGAAGAGCCGTTGTTAAAGCTTCTACCCTTGATCGACGCGATGAACATTGATTTAAAAACAATAGACCAGGAAGTCTATAAAAAAGTATTGCACGGCGATCTGAACGCCGTAAAGAGAACTATAGAAATAGTTCATTCTTCTTCCTGTCATCTTGAAATCACCAATCTGCTTGTGACCGGATTGAACGATAAAAAAAGAGATATCGATAAGCTCATCGATTACGTCGCTTCAATCGACACAAACATCCCCATCCACTTTTCCCGCTACTATCCCAATTATAATTATGACAAACCTCCGACACCGGTGAAAAAACTGGAGTACGCCTATACAAAAGCACGGGAAAGAATGAATTACGTCTATCTCGGGAATGTTCCTTCTGAGGACGGCTCAAACACCTATTGTCCAAAGTGTAATTCACTGCTGATTGAAAGGATGTTTTTTCAGGCGATGATTGTCGGTTTAAAAGGAAACAGATGTAAAAAATGCGGTGAAAAGATAAATATTGTCATATAA